Within Paracoccus jeotgali, the genomic segment CCCTGTTGGTAGATGCCTTCCGCGTCCACCGCATCCGGCCGATCCCCACCGGCAGGGGTCAGAACCGACCAGCGATGCTCGATCTGGCTTCGCTGGACCAGCCGCTTGAAGACCGGCAGGCTGCGGTCGTCGAGCAGCCCTTGGGCGAAATCGATGAAGGTCTGATGGACGTCATTCGCGGGAACGGCAGTCGATACGCGGTTCAGAAAAACGTCCATGGGCCTCGTCTCGTGCAGGGAAAGGAAAGGGCGATGCGGGGAAACCTCGGGTCGGGCGTGGGAAGGCGTCAACGCGCCAGCGCCCGGATCGCTCCGCCTTCGGCGGCGTTTTCACGGAGTTATGACCTCGGTCCAGCCTGTCAGCGGACGGCGGGCAAGGGTCGGGCGCGTCTTCTTTGTCGCGCGGTGGTTGCCCCATCGACGCGCTGGCCTCCCGAGACGTGCAAGACGCCGAGATAGATCGCGGGCACGACAACGCCCATCAGCAGCGCGGCAAAGATGATGTCGCTTAGGAAATGGCCGCCAAAGGCGATCCGCAGGATCGAGCCAAAGGCCGCGTAAAGGCTCGCAGCGGTGACAACCGCAAGGCGACCGCGCCAGCCGCAGCGGGGCCATAGCAGCAGCACCGCGATCAGCGCCACGCAGGTCACCGCGCTGCCCTCGCCCGAGACGAAGCTGCAATTCGACAGGCACTCGTGCGAGGGCAGCAGCGGCGATGAGAACAGGTGGTGGCCGCCGAACTCTACGATCTCGCGCGGGCGGGCGCGGCCCCAGAAGGTCTTGAAGATGCCATTCGCGACTAGCCCCGGCCCCAGCGTGTAAGCGAGCAGGGCGAACCCGATCTCGGCGTTCGTCAGCAGCGGCGACGCTGGCTTGAGCAGGTTGCGGATCAGCACAAGCGCGAGCCCGAGGATGGCACCATCGCTGGTCGCGATAAACGCATAGCGCAGCGCGATCCAGGGCGGGTCGTGGGCAATGGGAAAGCCCGCGGCATCGCCGAACAGATGGCTCGCGGCCAGATCGGCGCCGGGGAACAGGGCGAAGAACAGGGCAGCGGCCAGTAGCCCCAGCAGGGCGGTTTCGATCATGCGTCGGGCGAGCAGGTGGGTGGGCATAAGATCCTCATCAGCGGCGGGTCCCGCCATGCCGCTGGTCTGCGCCCGGCAGATGACGGGCGGCTCGGGGGCAGATTATTTTTCTGTAATGTCGGGGGGTGCGATGCGCGCAGGCGCGCCGTCAGGCGGGGCGCATGGCGGTATCCGTGTTCTGCACGGACGGATCGGACCGGCGGCCGGTGGGGCAGTTGGCGCCTGACCCATATCGCCCGTCCCCACACCGGCCTCGCGGGAACCTTACACACAGGTAATCCCGCGGCGATCTGTCCGTCAGACTGCATCGCCATCTTCAATTCACCGGCAGGCAGGACGCCCGCCGCAGCAAAAGGAAACCGACCCATGACACGCAGACCCATCACGCTTCTGGCCGCAGCCCTCGTCTCGACCGCCGCCCTGTCCGCAGGCGCCGCCTTCGCCGACAGCGACCAGCAGGAAATCACCCTGTTCCAGAACGCAGCCCATGACATGCGCGCCGCCATCGCGACCGCCGAGGACGCCACCGGCGGCAAGGCCGTCGAGGCCGAGTTCGACGAAGACGACGGCACCGGCATGTGGGAGGTCGAGACCGTCGCCGGCACCCGCCGCGCCGAGGTCAAGATCGACGCCACGACCGGGGCGGTGGTCAAGACCAAGGATAAGGGCGACATCGCCGACAAGGATCAGCCGGTCACGCCCGACATGCTGGGCGCGCCGCTGGCCGATCTGGTGACGAAAGCCGAGGCCGCCGGCGGCGGCAAGGTCATGTCCATCGACTATGAACACGGCAAACTGGCCGGGATCGAGGTCGAGATCGTCAAACCCGATGGCAGCCTGCAGGAGTTCATGATGGACCCCGCCGGTGGCACCCTGACCCCGCTGACCGCAGGGCAGGATGAGGACGAGGCTGGCGAAGCGGCTGCCGAGGGCGCAAACATGGGCCAGACCGCCCCGGGCGGCGGCGCCGGTCCCGCCGGCTCTGGCGGCTGACGCGCGAACACGGAACAACCGCCGGTCCCCAAGGGGGCCGGCTGAACAGGCGAGGGACCATGCGTATCCTGGTGATCGAGGACGACCCCACCACCGGCGACTATATCCTGCAGGGGCTGAGGCAAGAGGGGCATACCGCCGATCTGTGCCGCAATGGCCGCGACGGGCTGATCGCGGCGCAGACCAGCGATTTCGACGTGCTGGTGGTCGACCGGATGCTGCCCGATCTCGACGGGTTGTCGCTGGTGCGCACGCTGCGCGCGGCAAGGAACCTGACCCCGGCCCTGTTCCTGACCG encodes:
- a CDS encoding phosphatase PAP2 family protein; the protein is MPTHLLARRMIETALLGLLAAALFFALFPGADLAASHLFGDAAGFPIAHDPPWIALRYAFIATSDGAILGLALVLIRNLLKPASPLLTNAEIGFALLAYTLGPGLVANGIFKTFWGRARPREIVEFGGHHLFSSPLLPSHECLSNCSFVSGEGSAVTCVALIAVLLLWPRCGWRGRLAVVTAASLYAAFGSILRIAFGGHFLSDIIFAALLMGVVVPAIYLGVLHVSGGQRVDGATTARQRRRARPLPAVR
- a CDS encoding PepSY domain-containing protein, producing MTRRPITLLAAALVSTAALSAGAAFADSDQQEITLFQNAAHDMRAAIATAEDATGGKAVEAEFDEDDGTGMWEVETVAGTRRAEVKIDATTGAVVKTKDKGDIADKDQPVTPDMLGAPLADLVTKAEAAGGGKVMSIDYEHGKLAGIEVEIVKPDGSLQEFMMDPAGGTLTPLTAGQDEDEAGEAAAEGANMGQTAPGGGAGPAGSGG